A window of Nostoc sp. TCL26-01 genomic DNA:
GAAAGTCCACACGCCGTTAAGGTTGCTAAAACATCCTCTGGTGACAGAGAATACATATTTTGTAAGGCTTCTTTGGTGTAAGGCATACTTCCATTCCTTCTAAATCGAGCAAAGGGTTTGTTATCTAAATAGAATTCAGGAGTCAGAATTCAGCATGAATTCTGTACGACTGGCAGGTCTGAATCCCCCACTACGAAAGTTCTGACTCCTGTAGCTTGCTTCCCGTAGGGTATTCTGACTTCTGAATTCTTCTTCAATAAAGTCTCAAACAACGTATTTGCACAAGTTCTAGAACATTGTTTCCACCAGATTGTCAAATTGATAAGGTAAGAAATCTACGACTGGCTTGGGTTGTTCTGGTTCAATCAAATTCTCACTAGCTATTGCCACGTTATATATAGGCACCTGAGATTCCACCTGTTGCACCATTGGTTGAACAGGAATCTTTTGTCCAAAGTTGTTAACAGGAATATTTTCTTTTAAAAACGCTTCAAACAAATACGCTATGTGCAAGTTCAGCTTATAAATAGCATTTCTGGCAGACTGCTTTACTTCCTGTTCTGAATAATTCCCGTCGGCTTTTATAGCAAAAGGCAACCAGTATCCAGACAAAGCAGATAACACCTTTTCCCTCTCGCTAATGTCGTTATTCTGTTTAATGTATTTGATCAGAGCAACGCTGGACGGCTCTTTGTTCATCGAAATTCGACACCGATAATCCATTCTTTCAATTTTTTCACCCATTTGTTGCACCTGCACCCACAACATCAGAGTTTTGTCTTATTCCCTTGGCACATAGAAAGAAAAACAATCCATAAACATCTGTCAAGCGATAATTGAGAGACTTAGAAACAGCTTGAGGGAAATTATTCATCAGTTGTGTCTCTAAAATTTCACACCAGTTGATATTAGAGAATGAAAACAAGTTGTTTAACTGCGACTGGAAGTAATGTGCCGTCCCTCCACTAATAATCACTTCATCAACATCACGAGGTACTTGCAACTTCAACCAGTTGGATAGCATCATCCAATATTCCTCTTTACAAGTCGCAACAGCATTGCGAATTCTGGAAGTTTCATACTCTCTATACACTGGATCTACATTTAAAGCTAATTCGCCCAACGCTTTATGAGATGCGTTTTTCCCAGACTTACAAATAGCTGATGTCAACTCATCTAGGTTCAATCCCGATGTTTGGCTCTTCACTGATTCCACCATTTTCGAGAAGCCTAAAGGGTCAGTTTTACCCTTGCTCATCTCTCCACGGTCAATCAACAAAATGCTTGCATCTCTATAACCCAACATCACTACTGCAAAAGATTTTTCTTTTAAGTTGGAGCCAGGAGCTATTCCTCTAGAGAAAATCCCCCCACCTTCAGGCAGACATAAAAATAATTCCAATGAAAATGTTTTTTCTCGTCCTTTAAATTTGTAGTTAGAAAGGGCTGTTGTTACCAACTCCTGGAATAACACCCTGTCTTGATATTCTCCCCAAGGCAGCAAAATCCCTAAATGAATTGCTGTCCCATTCTCTAATTCGTATTTGTCAGCGATCGCTCCCACCATTGCCAACACCTTGGGTAAGGCTAACTCAAACTTGCGCTTCTGCAATTGTAAATCAGCATTAAAACGTTTTCTGGCTAAGAACCCTACTGCTTGACACTTATTTTGATATTCAATCCAAGCACTATTCTCAGGGTTTGACTCCCCTATTTTCGTTTGCTCATAATTCTCTAAACTTTCTAACGGGACTGTCGTTACATCTGGCTCCATCAAAATTAATTCTGGCTTGAAGGGATCTAACGTGTAAAACCCCTTCAATAATGAACCACCTGGATCTACAACTAACCTTAGCAGACTCATCAAAACTACCTCACTTTTATAATTCAGTAGGGCAGATATTTAGTAGTAAAACACATCAGTACAGCTTTTTACTAATGCGTTATTTCTCTGTTAATTGTACGATAAAAAAACATAAATGCAAGGGGAATATTTGACTTGTTTATGTTATTTTTATGGCAATTCCTAGCAGTTCTTATGACTTCTTAAAAATGGCTTTTATGCTAATTCTGTGATTAATATCAGACTAATCTACGGCTTACTCACGGTATCCTTATGGCAATTATATGTCATCTTAATTTTTGATTTTGACGCACAGTACGCCATATTTGGCGGAAAGTTTTTTCAACTATTTTGCTATATTAAATAGAAGATAAACGTTGGAGAAATTTATTTTGGAATCAAAGCCCCACGAAAATATTTTCACTCGCCATCAGCTATTACTAACTTTGATGGTTGGGACTTACTTCGACTTTCAAAATTATTTAAACGGCGACTATCTTCCCAACAGAGAAAATGACCCGAATTTGTTAGAGGGCAGGAGAAGGAGTATTAAGTTATGTAAAATCGTCGGGAGGGTTCGCCATGCTGACATCTGCTAACGTTTCCTCCGAGATGGCGGTGAAGTACTTCGTCAAGAATTACTACCACCAAGGGAAGTCCCTTTGGAGTGGTCAAGGTGCGAAGAAGTTAGGATTATCTGGTGCAGTTGATGACGAAGATGCTTTTAAAAATGTCATCGAAGGAATGTCGCCCGATGGGAGTCAGACCTTAAGCTCCAGAGTAGTCAAGAAGGTCGAAGGAAAAAAAAACCAAAAAGGTATTGAACGTAGAGCCGCCTTAGACTGCACATTTTCCGCCCCCAAAAGTGTGAGCTTGATGGCTTTAGTGGGTGGGGATACTCGTTTAATCGACGCTCACCATCAAGCATTGAAACAAACCCTGGAGCTAATAGAGCAGAGGTACGCTTACACTAGAGTGACTTCTGACAATGGCAGACAGAGGGTGAAGACTGGCGACTTGGTCGTAGCCCAGTTTGACCACATCGAAAGTCGTGACTTAGACCCACATCTGCATACCCATTGTTTGCTCATGAATATGACCCAAACACCTGATGGTAGATGGTTGAGTTTGGGGAACAACGAGATATTCGCCAATAAAAAATTCTTGGGCATGGCATACCAAAGCTATCTGGCGCGAGAGGTGCAGAAGCTGGGGTATGAGATAGAACCTCGCTTACATGGGCAATTTGAAATCAAGGGGTTTAAGGAACAGGATTTAGAAACTTTTTCTAAACGACGACAGCAAATTATTGCCAAAGCCGGGGTTAATTCTAGTTGGGCAGAACGTGAGAAAATTTGGGACACAACCAGACAACGCAAGCAGAATCTACCAGAATCAGAGTTACGAGAGTTTTGGCAACAAGAAGCGGCAGCTTTGGGGATTACTTTTGTTAAGCCGGGAGAAGCAAGACAAGATATACCAGTCAATGACTTGAGTTTGGCACAAGCTTTGGATTTGGCGATCGCTCATTCTAGTGAGAAGAATGTTGCGTTTAAGCAGGAAGACTTAGAAAAATTTATCCTCGAAGAAAGACTCTACACTGATGTCACGACAATTGAACCTCTGATTAGAGAACATCAAGAGTTAATCACTTTACCAGGATTGACTCACCAATTTACAACGATGAAAGCAGTGCAGAGGGAACTGGCGACGATTGACTTGATGCAGCAAGGTCAAGGGAAATTCTCCCCTATTTCACACCCAGAAATAGTTGAAAGCCTTTTGGAGAAAACCTCACTCAATCAGGGGCAAAGGCAAGCCGTAGAAATAGCTGCACTCGCAAAAGACCAGTTTATTGCATGGCAGGGGGTAGCTGGTGCTGGTAAGACTTTTGCACTCAAGGAATTGAAAGCACTCGCCACTGATGCTGGCTACGCTATTAAAGGATTCGCCCCCAGTTCAGCCGCAGCTTCGGTTTTGAGTCAAGAATTAGAGATTGAGACTCAGACAGTGGCACGATTATTGGTGTCTGAGCCGCTACCAGAAGCAAAACCTAATCAAATCTGGATTGTGGATGAAGCGGGTTTACTTAGTGCCAAAGATGCCCACGCTCTCTTGCAACGGGCAACCCTTGAGCAAGCCAGAGTATTATTTGTGGGAGATACAAAACAGTTGTCAGCTGTAGAAGCAGGCAACCCGTTCAAATCACTACAACAGGCAGGAATTAAAACCGCACACCTGAATGAATCCTTACGCCAAAAAGACCCCCAACTGAAATTAGCCGTCGATTTAATTGCTGATGGCAGGGTACAAGCGGGTTTTGAACATTTGTTAGCCAATGGATCTATTCTTAGAGTTGATGCCTCAGACAAAATCGAAGCGATCGCCAATGATTATATATCAGGCACACCAGAGCAACGCATCAAAACCCTTGTCTTAGCTGGAACGAATACTGAAAGACTTGCCCTTACCCAAGCCATTCGCTCAAAACTTAAAGATGAAAGGACTTTGGGAGAAACTGCACCCATCACCCAATTGCAAACTAAAAATCTGTCAAAAGTACAGATGCAGTTTGCTCATAATTTTGAACTTGGTGATGTGGTCATGCCGACACGGGACTACAAGCGTCGGGGATTGTCCAAGGGCAAATTATATGAAGTGGTAAGTCAAAATACTGACAAGTTAACCCTCAAAAGTGATGATGGTCAGGTTTTAGAAGTAGACACGGCCTTTGAGAAGGCGGTTTACCAAAGAAATGTGATTGAGATTGCTGTGGGCGATCGCTTGCAATGGAAGAAGAATGATAGACAATTGGGACGACGCAACGGACAAGAATTTACTGTTATTGCGATCAGCTACGCTGGGCGTTCCGCCATCGCTCTGGGTACAGCCGAGATTAAATACAGTGATGGTCACACTGAGTCCATCAGCTTACTCCAAGCCCAGAACCTAGACTATGCCTTGGTGAGTACAACATATAGTAGCCAAGGTAAAACTGCTGACCGTGTGCTAATTTCGGCAGATTTCACTATTGGGCAAGAGAGTTTTTATGTTGCGGCCAGTCGTGCCAAACATGAACTGAAGATTTACACCGAAGATCCAACGCGATTATTGGAGTTGGCAC
This region includes:
- the mobF gene encoding MobF family relaxase, with amino-acid sequence MLTSANVSSEMAVKYFVKNYYHQGKSLWSGQGAKKLGLSGAVDDEDAFKNVIEGMSPDGSQTLSSRVVKKVEGKKNQKGIERRAALDCTFSAPKSVSLMALVGGDTRLIDAHHQALKQTLELIEQRYAYTRVTSDNGRQRVKTGDLVVAQFDHIESRDLDPHLHTHCLLMNMTQTPDGRWLSLGNNEIFANKKFLGMAYQSYLAREVQKLGYEIEPRLHGQFEIKGFKEQDLETFSKRRQQIIAKAGVNSSWAEREKIWDTTRQRKQNLPESELREFWQQEAAALGITFVKPGEARQDIPVNDLSLAQALDLAIAHSSEKNVAFKQEDLEKFILEERLYTDVTTIEPLIREHQELITLPGLTHQFTTMKAVQRELATIDLMQQGQGKFSPISHPEIVESLLEKTSLNQGQRQAVEIAALAKDQFIAWQGVAGAGKTFALKELKALATDAGYAIKGFAPSSAAASVLSQELEIETQTVARLLVSEPLPEAKPNQIWIVDEAGLLSAKDAHALLQRATLEQARVLFVGDTKQLSAVEAGNPFKSLQQAGIKTAHLNESLRQKDPQLKLAVDLIADGRVQAGFEHLLANGSILRVDASDKIEAIANDYISGTPEQRIKTLVLAGTNTERLALTQAIRSKLKDERTLGETAPITQLQTKNLSKVQMQFAHNFELGDVVMPTRDYKRRGLSKGKLYEVVSQNTDKLTLKSDDGQVLEVDTAFEKAVYQRNVIEIAVGDRLQWKKNDRQLGRRNGQEFTVIAISYAGRSAIALGTAEIKYSDGHTESISLLQAQNLDYALVSTTYSSQGKTADRVLISADFTIGQESFYVAASRAKHELKIYTEDPTRLLELAQESKAKENALELLRTQVKESQQQQLVSVNNEVSTVAPKTVVSSPVVRSVVEKEALVQAGGGSGDIKVFEKPILKPKTDVPTVAFWTPYSVPCPEHIDPEHWQELVEKSAIHPDIATLNFKSLHLDPIEQEHEAWEHLIYSDNISRRNDGRLRDGDLRRYSHIEAGGWWCHAGVDPRSFPCLQPQQQPTTKIWGCYKPNAPRNQIDDPGKFIKYEHPPKVDLSIFLLDIPDDLADRIYKKHGVKPSHNDGQSGFWYCVWKYNLPITITEGAKKAASLLSQGHASIGLPGIYAGYRSKDEHGEQIEPVLHEELAIFATPNRHIQFCFDYETKPKTLNNVQIAVSRTGRLLEHQGAKVKIVTLPGPHKGVDDFIVAVGSLAYEKVSHQAMNLKDWQQRHQQRAIAIEAPMKLTPEQRQQRLASELPSPSNQTQEQINGIPQQLRPNTSHSTSSSIINREDRRIKQQNPTPRTEPSTRNEKFLTAISRDVELQEIKQHGDYIERINQGIGNYGIRNQASERVSGDIKQQNSGIIDYTGTHTGIFQSSLDAIIDFVDQSAIESALIEKLSLLSQELSQFHHNLSNETTILKQLKSLLTQKQQHQLSQQAVDAIIDFVEQSATESILVEKIPALINELSQLTTTKSIHNLEPVVDKLVNRFQYQENLDLMLKQKIHNLDKLALKALFIEVGKFVKGEKVTGEKVNELFCLVGQADSPLTFDQRMDTVRQLIRNDKSQLMKKLGLNSPHNHYQKNSPKFSR
- a CDS encoding ParM/StbA family protein, with translation MSLLRLVVDPGGSLLKGFYTLDPFKPELILMEPDVTTVPLESLENYEQTKIGESNPENSAWIEYQNKCQAVGFLARKRFNADLQLQKRKFELALPKVLAMVGAIADKYELENGTAIHLGILLPWGEYQDRVLFQELVTTALSNYKFKGREKTFSLELFLCLPEGGGIFSRGIAPGSNLKEKSFAVVMLGYRDASILLIDRGEMSKGKTDPLGFSKMVESVKSQTSGLNLDELTSAICKSGKNASHKALGELALNVDPVYREYETSRIRNAVATCKEEYWMMLSNWLKLQVPRDVDEVIISGGTAHYFQSQLNNLFSFSNINWCEILETQLMNNFPQAVSKSLNYRLTDVYGLFFFLCAKGIRQNSDVVGAGATNG